One Granulicella sp. 5B5 DNA window includes the following coding sequences:
- a CDS encoding carboxypeptidase regulatory-like domain-containing protein, with translation MAFAVRFGLMAIAAIVLFAFATRQSHAQDVGTILGTVQDSSHAVVPGTTVLVKNSQTGYTRMVTADTAGAYTVSQLPIGNYTITASESGFATTVLSNLALSLDQYLRVDITLSVGAVQNTVDVSSDTVSLVDTHTSAISAQIEQKRIEDLPVNGRNPNSLLVLVPGVSTVSVPTIPGILGDTATINGTTASMDEYLIDGVPFNAVQRSDSNPLPPPDLFQEFRILTTGYSAEYGRDGGAVIVGATKSGTNEFHGTLWEFLRNNDLNAKNYFAASVPTLKQNQFGGAVGGPVVLPGYNGHNKTFFYTGYQGTRVRQSAIVSTAIPVTAAELNGNFGTAQVNPASFDPSALAILKQLPSANTPNGFYDGQASQPTNGDQFLARVDQVVTKNNTVDARIWRDHTTVTNPFASGSTSNLPWTPSLFDALIYSGVINDTHIFTPNLVNRMSSGFLRRDENRTNSVKENATAFGIQIAPSTTPFLPNVSVNGRMSLQADIGGLPTKLDNVFSFFDTVTYDRGPHEMSYGMTLEMANFKGVPAFDNGTFAFDGSRTGNPMEDFLLGLPHTFSQGSLRVDNDVTENFGFFAQDNYKVTKRLTLNLGLRYQYENPMYNRLGYHATFEPGIQSSRYPNAPLGLLFIGDQGLPKSIYNPDKNNFAPRIGFAYDLTGDGKTSLRGAYGVFIQLMDAQYSVYLNVNEPFVANFTLTNPQSLSKPWGSAYQGGVNDPLTIFRENVGKGDFIAPTTAYAADANLRNGYVEQTSLSLQRQLPWQTMVQIGYVGTFGRKLPLDYEQNPGIYNPANPTASLDSTRRYDPGVLQSINHFSSANNRNYNSLQLSANRRYAKGLVISAAYTYSRSIDLFSNPALSETSNPFNLSFDRGPADFDKTQVFSGSVVYELPFFAHSPHALLRNVVGGWEASGVVQLTSGLPINVLDGQDISHTGIGLDRPNTVGDPHLSMSRSHAQKVREYFNTSSFQYATVGTFGNTTRNSLRGPGYEDVDGDLMKNFDVANKLHFQFRAEVFNLFNRVNFNNPDSTVADGVNFGQIRTALDPRVAQLALKMTF, from the coding sequence ATGGCCTTCGCAGTACGTTTTGGCTTGATGGCGATCGCCGCTATCGTTCTCTTCGCGTTCGCAACAAGGCAGAGCCATGCGCAGGACGTGGGCACGATTCTGGGTACAGTCCAGGACTCGTCGCATGCTGTCGTTCCAGGGACGACCGTTCTGGTGAAGAACAGTCAGACGGGGTATACGCGCATGGTGACGGCGGATACAGCAGGAGCCTACACAGTTTCGCAGTTGCCGATCGGCAACTACACCATCACCGCGTCGGAGAGCGGCTTTGCAACGACGGTGCTATCGAACCTGGCGTTATCGCTGGACCAATACCTGCGCGTCGATATCACGCTGTCAGTAGGCGCGGTGCAGAACACAGTGGATGTCAGTTCCGATACGGTGTCACTGGTGGATACGCACACTTCAGCCATCAGCGCGCAGATTGAGCAGAAGCGCATCGAGGATCTGCCCGTCAACGGAAGAAATCCGAACTCGCTGCTGGTCCTTGTGCCGGGTGTGAGCACGGTGAGCGTGCCGACGATTCCTGGCATTCTCGGAGATACGGCCACGATCAACGGCACGACTGCATCGATGGATGAATACCTGATCGATGGCGTTCCGTTCAATGCCGTGCAGCGGAGCGACAGCAACCCGCTGCCGCCTCCTGATCTTTTTCAAGAGTTCCGCATCCTGACGACTGGCTACTCGGCCGAGTACGGCAGAGATGGTGGAGCTGTAATTGTGGGCGCCACCAAGTCGGGAACGAATGAGTTCCATGGCACGCTCTGGGAGTTCCTTCGCAACAACGACCTTAACGCCAAAAATTACTTCGCCGCCTCGGTGCCCACGCTTAAGCAAAACCAGTTTGGAGGAGCCGTGGGCGGGCCGGTGGTTCTGCCCGGTTATAACGGACACAACAAGACATTCTTCTATACAGGCTACCAAGGAACGCGGGTTAGGCAGAGCGCGATCGTATCCACGGCGATCCCGGTAACCGCCGCGGAGTTGAATGGGAACTTTGGTACAGCACAGGTCAACCCCGCCAGCTTCGATCCGTCCGCTCTCGCGATCCTGAAGCAGCTGCCCTCTGCGAATACTCCGAATGGGTTTTACGATGGGCAGGCATCGCAACCGACGAATGGCGATCAATTTCTGGCGCGCGTGGACCAGGTTGTGACGAAGAACAACACAGTCGATGCACGCATCTGGCGCGACCATACGACGGTCACCAACCCGTTTGCCAGCGGCAGCACGAGCAACCTCCCATGGACGCCGTCACTGTTCGATGCCCTCATCTACTCGGGCGTCATCAATGACACCCACATCTTTACACCGAACCTGGTGAACCGGATGAGCAGCGGCTTTCTGCGACGCGACGAGAACCGCACGAACTCCGTTAAAGAGAACGCGACTGCGTTTGGAATTCAGATTGCGCCCTCGACGACACCGTTTCTCCCAAACGTCAGCGTGAATGGACGCATGAGCCTGCAGGCCGACATTGGCGGACTGCCGACAAAACTGGACAACGTTTTCAGCTTCTTCGACACGGTGACGTATGACCGCGGGCCGCATGAGATGTCTTATGGCATGACGCTGGAGATGGCGAACTTCAAAGGCGTCCCCGCGTTCGACAATGGCACGTTTGCCTTCGACGGAAGCCGCACCGGCAATCCGATGGAAGACTTCCTTCTCGGGCTTCCTCATACTTTCTCGCAGGGATCGCTGCGGGTCGACAATGATGTTACAGAGAACTTCGGCTTTTTTGCCCAGGATAACTATAAGGTGACCAAGCGATTGACTCTGAACCTGGGCCTTCGCTATCAGTACGAGAACCCCATGTACAACCGGCTCGGTTATCACGCGACGTTCGAGCCAGGAATCCAATCGTCACGGTATCCGAATGCTCCACTAGGTCTTCTCTTCATCGGGGACCAGGGCCTGCCTAAGTCCATCTACAACCCCGATAAGAACAACTTCGCACCGCGTATCGGCTTCGCGTATGACCTGACCGGTGACGGCAAGACGAGCCTGCGTGGCGCTTATGGTGTCTTTATTCAGTTGATGGATGCGCAGTACAGCGTGTACCTGAATGTGAATGAACCTTTCGTCGCCAACTTTACACTCACCAATCCACAAAGCCTTTCAAAACCATGGGGGAGTGCTTATCAGGGTGGCGTGAATGACCCTCTGACCATCTTTCGCGAGAACGTCGGCAAAGGAGACTTTATTGCACCTACAACGGCCTACGCCGCGGACGCGAATTTGCGCAATGGATATGTTGAGCAAACGAGTCTCTCGCTGCAACGCCAATTGCCCTGGCAGACGATGGTGCAGATAGGCTATGTGGGCACCTTTGGCCGCAAGCTGCCCCTGGACTATGAACAGAACCCAGGGATCTACAATCCAGCCAATCCAACAGCGTCGCTCGACAGCACTCGCCGCTACGACCCGGGCGTGCTTCAATCCATCAACCACTTCAGCAGCGCCAACAACCGCAACTACAACTCACTGCAGTTGAGCGCGAACCGGCGGTACGCCAAGGGTCTCGTGATCTCCGCGGCGTATACCTACTCACGTTCGATCGATCTGTTCTCGAATCCAGCGCTGTCGGAGACGTCGAACCCTTTCAATCTCAGCTTCGATCGCGGCCCGGCAGACTTCGATAAGACACAGGTCTTCTCGGGGTCTGTGGTGTATGAACTGCCATTCTTTGCGCACTCCCCCCATGCGCTCCTCCGCAATGTTGTTGGTGGCTGGGAGGCGTCTGGCGTAGTGCAGCTTACGAGCGGTCTTCCGATCAACGTTTTAGACGGCCAGGACATATCGCACACAGGCATCGGACTTGATCGACCGAATACCGTTGGCGATCCGCACCTTTCCATGAGCCGCTCACATGCGCAGAAGGTGCGGGAGTACTTCAACACCTCCTCCTTTCAATATGCGACCGTGGGCACGTTTGGAAATACGACACGAAACTCGCTGCGTGGGCCTGGCTATGAAGACGTCGATGGTGATCTTATGAAGAATTTCGACGTGGCTAACAAGCTTCACTTTCAGTTCCGCGCCGAGGTGTTCAATCTATTCAACAGGGTGAATTTCAATAACCCCGACTCCACTGTAGCGGATGGTGTGAACTTTGGGCAGATCAGAACGGCACTGGACCCGCGCGTTGCACAACTCGCACTCAAGATGACGTTTTAA
- a CDS encoding glycoside hydrolase family 2 TIM barrel-domain containing protein, with product MRPVRFFKYLTLVLAVGFYKVPLRGQSANDLHFVRPEKPELQGTVDLEVVAPADTTNVRFYLDNTQLSELTDEYAIATKAKPIWHTVMGTEYFSPGPHELSAVATTTDGTIRTMMHVNLLGSATPHSINLDGSWHFSAAEELPRGSMDGASPQVIGPGYNDAHWSDVEVPNSIDTVDHRWMHPNGLLGTYRREFTLPHKGEGELYIKSESCFWSCRYFVNGVEVGASAGGYLPRSFRVTPNVHQGVNTLAVIVDSRPSAMGVFQKLRYYYWNYTGLLQNISLEQLPSVGITEFRAQGSADGTLAIYPSVVNSSGHPEDLMANIRVQGPDGHTVLSRSEPIHIPASDGVAQPIKLQLKNVMLWDLEHPNLYTVTITTHPSTGEMKVSEKTGFRDISIRDGDLLLNGHPVLGLQGFDRHGDYPGLGRSQPDGLADREIKMFHDKGFRIFRPAHYPTTKAELDAADKYGLLVLEEINVTGLSGEQLASPATMSFARDQLRRMIVRDRSHPSIFAWSVGNENRTDQSGSEVYVHDTIQYGKTLDPTRPFTEVSAQLRHDICYGEMDFLAVNIYAGWYTDKLTDLVPELDALATYAGNKPMVITEYGAGAVLGRQGTGKGSEYFQALTVDEYNHLLLNRPHFIGKMYWTSTELVVSPKWDGGNPYPASPFHTKGLLTYFRQPKLGWRVMFSPIEMDTIPPITSESTLPFSRQIQVVVRNRTAHQVKGHLLITPPKGSMTATPDLEFSVEPNGKTDLSFELQITQRVKSKNSEGLVRAVVDSETEAMPELLQIQDACASCAK from the coding sequence ATGCGCCCCGTCCGTTTTTTTAAGTACCTGACGTTGGTCCTTGCAGTGGGTTTCTACAAAGTGCCACTGCGTGGTCAGTCGGCAAACGATCTGCACTTTGTGCGCCCGGAGAAGCCGGAACTACAAGGCACAGTCGACCTCGAAGTCGTGGCGCCTGCCGATACCACCAATGTTCGTTTCTATCTGGACAACACGCAGCTTTCTGAGCTGACCGATGAATATGCAATCGCCACGAAGGCGAAGCCCATATGGCATACGGTCATGGGAACGGAATATTTCTCTCCCGGCCCACATGAACTCAGCGCAGTGGCCACAACGACCGATGGCACCATCCGCACCATGATGCACGTGAACCTGCTGGGAAGCGCCACGCCGCACTCCATCAATCTCGATGGAAGCTGGCACTTTTCCGCAGCAGAAGAGCTCCCGCGGGGCTCCATGGACGGTGCCTCGCCCCAGGTCATCGGACCAGGCTACAACGATGCGCATTGGAGTGACGTCGAGGTCCCTAACTCGATCGACACGGTAGACCACCGCTGGATGCACCCCAACGGGCTTCTCGGAACCTATCGCAGAGAATTCACGCTTCCCCATAAAGGCGAAGGTGAACTCTACATCAAGTCCGAGTCGTGCTTCTGGTCTTGTCGATACTTCGTCAACGGAGTTGAGGTCGGAGCATCCGCCGGTGGATATCTGCCACGAAGCTTCCGCGTTACGCCCAATGTCCATCAGGGAGTGAACACGCTCGCGGTGATTGTGGACTCACGTCCTTCCGCAATGGGCGTCTTCCAAAAGCTGCGCTATTACTACTGGAACTATACGGGCCTTCTTCAGAACATCTCTCTCGAACAGTTGCCATCTGTTGGTATCACCGAGTTCCGCGCGCAGGGCAGCGCCGATGGCACACTCGCGATCTATCCATCTGTCGTCAACTCCAGCGGTCACCCTGAAGACCTGATGGCGAACATTCGCGTTCAGGGTCCCGACGGTCACACGGTCCTGTCCAGGTCCGAACCAATTCACATCCCTGCTTCGGACGGCGTGGCTCAACCCATCAAGCTTCAACTGAAGAATGTAATGCTATGGGACCTCGAACATCCAAACCTCTACACGGTTACAATCACCACGCACCCCTCGACCGGCGAAATGAAGGTGTCCGAGAAGACTGGCTTCCGCGATATTTCCATTCGTGACGGCGATCTTCTTCTGAACGGTCATCCCGTGCTTGGTCTGCAGGGCTTTGATCGCCATGGCGACTATCCAGGCCTTGGACGTTCGCAACCGGATGGCCTCGCGGATCGCGAGATCAAGATGTTTCATGACAAGGGCTTCCGCATCTTCCGACCGGCCCACTATCCAACCACAAAGGCCGAACTGGATGCCGCCGACAAGTATGGCTTGCTCGTCCTTGAAGAGATCAACGTCACAGGACTGTCTGGCGAGCAGCTGGCGAGCCCCGCGACCATGAGCTTCGCCCGCGATCAGCTTCGCAGAATGATCGTACGGGATCGAAGTCACCCCAGCATCTTCGCGTGGTCCGTCGGAAATGAAAATAGGACCGACCAATCTGGATCGGAAGTGTACGTGCACGACACGATCCAGTACGGCAAGACTCTCGATCCAACCAGGCCCTTCACCGAAGTCTCGGCCCAGCTGCGCCACGATATCTGTTATGGCGAGATGGACTTTCTGGCCGTGAATATCTACGCAGGCTGGTACACCGATAAGCTGACGGATCTCGTCCCGGAGCTGGATGCGCTCGCAACCTATGCTGGCAACAAGCCAATGGTCATCACGGAGTATGGTGCAGGTGCAGTCCTTGGCCGGCAGGGAACAGGCAAGGGCAGCGAGTATTTTCAAGCCCTCACCGTCGATGAATACAACCACCTTCTCCTGAACAGGCCGCATTTCATCGGCAAAATGTACTGGACCTCGACCGAGCTTGTCGTCAGTCCGAAGTGGGATGGAGGGAATCCATATCCGGCTTCGCCCTTCCACACCAAGGGGCTGCTCACCTACTTCCGTCAGCCCAAGCTGGGATGGCGAGTGATGTTCTCACCCATAGAGATGGATACGATACCTCCGATTACCTCCGAAAGCACTCTGCCCTTCAGCAGGCAAATCCAAGTAGTAGTGCGGAATCGTACTGCTCACCAGGTGAAGGGCCATCTGCTCATTACGCCGCCCAAAGGCTCCATGACTGCGACACCAGATCTCGAGTTCTCCGTCGAACCCAACGGCAAGACGGATCTGTCGTTTGAGTTGCAGATCACCCAAAGAGTCAAGTCGAAAAACTCCGAAGGCCTGGTTCGCGCGGTTGTGGATTCAGAGACGGAAGCCATGCCCGAGCTTCTACAGATTCAGGATGCCTGCGCATCGTGTGCGAAGTGA
- a CDS encoding MBL fold metallo-hydrolase: MKKHLTAVLGMAMLTGMTTYHRRALVIPLFGAQAVTETTSQPQQIAKGVWFFVGDKSKGYSNTTVIEMEDYLIVVDANYPGRAKELVQIVKGLSPKPVRYVFDTHAHGDHSYGNAVWTASGATTLAFQGVALDMDKWEPTRWRQAMPKRADLRETGQNDVQRPQKLIYGHKLVLKDKMRDVEFLAFGWGHTEGDGYVWLPRERILCTGDGAVNGPYNKVIDANLTNWPKALDRVAHLRPLHVLPGHGKAGDAEILTGQAQFFRDLRRAVADDIAKGQKPPAMTVELPAADRNWVPISRPDLWQQDIATMYLELVSHKPAGSLPHEWK; the protein is encoded by the coding sequence ATGAAGAAGCACTTAACTGCCGTACTCGGGATGGCGATGCTCACAGGCATGACGACGTATCATCGCCGTGCGCTCGTCATCCCACTCTTCGGTGCGCAGGCTGTTACGGAGACAACATCGCAGCCGCAACAGATTGCCAAGGGCGTTTGGTTCTTTGTGGGAGACAAGAGCAAGGGATACAGCAACACCACGGTGATTGAGATGGAAGACTATTTGATCGTGGTGGACGCCAACTATCCCGGCCGCGCAAAGGAACTGGTGCAGATCGTCAAGGGTCTGTCGCCAAAACCGGTGCGCTATGTCTTCGATACTCATGCGCATGGGGACCACTCGTATGGCAATGCTGTGTGGACGGCGTCGGGCGCGACGACCCTGGCGTTTCAGGGCGTCGCGCTCGATATGGACAAATGGGAGCCCACTCGCTGGCGGCAGGCCATGCCCAAGCGGGCCGATCTGCGCGAGACAGGACAGAACGATGTGCAACGTCCGCAGAAATTGATCTACGGCCATAAACTCGTTCTGAAAGACAAGATGCGCGACGTAGAGTTTTTGGCTTTCGGGTGGGGACACACCGAAGGTGACGGTTATGTGTGGCTGCCCAGGGAGCGAATTCTTTGCACGGGCGATGGTGCAGTGAATGGTCCGTACAACAAGGTGATTGATGCAAACCTTACGAACTGGCCGAAGGCCCTGGACCGCGTTGCTCATCTTAGACCGCTGCATGTGTTGCCAGGGCATGGGAAGGCAGGCGATGCGGAGATCCTCACCGGACAGGCGCAGTTTTTTCGCGATCTTCGGCGGGCCGTCGCCGACGACATTGCCAAGGGGCAGAAACCGCCAGCCATGACAGTAGAACTGCCAGCCGCTGACCGGAACTGGGTTCCGATCAGCAGACCCGATCTATGGCAGCAAGACATCGCGACGATGTATCTCGAGCTGGTCTCACATAAGCCGGCCGGCTCGCTGCCGCATGAGTGGAAGTAG
- a CDS encoding right-handed parallel beta-helix repeat-containing protein yields the protein MRIFIRGTKQLAWVLVATLTLAAQAHARTALGQLFVSPNGAGKRCDRKHPCSIEDARDKVRSIKQSLTQDLIIRLAPGRYRLSHPLALGSADSGSNGHVVLWEGSPDGTSILDGAIPIHGWTLTDAKKNIWRAPVPKDSTALQIYVNGVRAIPARHSGCISPGQCRYNENGLTGGGLLLRQLAHPEQVVAAFGVRWRDFRCRVQAIRGENIVMTEPCWHNTVADSVKEGWSNASPKGKPFKGVEWFENAYEFLGKPGQFYLDRQANMLYYVPRPAENLNQADVELPITEHLLTLHGTPGSPVHDIQFENLTFAHSAWSYSDTEGYVPLQAGYLVTGDRQTLPDNGEGMVRIPAAVETFESRNLSFVSDRFEDLGAAAIAFDRGTHNSTIAHSAFHDLAGGAIFVGDTVAAPANPADRASGNKVIRNTISSIAIDYRDNVAIMGGFNNGLLIESNSISHVPYTGISVGWGWNYEGEGDVQRDVRVRRNNISDFMTVLHDGGAIYTQAQSPGSSVTENYIDYQGHDNGNGIYLDERSRKYDVCGNVVWNLAPKMREGQWVSAWSSWSGDLNIHDNWSDDSHTALHNPGPTKTFKDNHLVLKELPPEAKAIIAASGVNGREEPKTGCTR from the coding sequence ATGCGCATCTTCATACGGGGAACTAAGCAGCTGGCGTGGGTTCTGGTGGCAACCCTGACGCTTGCCGCGCAAGCTCATGCGAGAACAGCGCTGGGTCAACTCTTCGTCAGCCCGAACGGGGCGGGGAAGCGGTGTGATCGAAAGCACCCGTGTTCAATAGAGGACGCGCGCGACAAAGTACGCAGCATCAAGCAAAGCCTCACCCAAGACCTCATCATCAGGCTCGCTCCAGGCCGCTACCGATTGAGCCATCCCTTGGCACTGGGGTCCGCGGATTCAGGCAGCAACGGCCATGTCGTTCTATGGGAGGGCTCTCCCGATGGCACTTCCATCCTCGACGGCGCGATCCCCATCCACGGGTGGACACTTACTGACGCGAAGAAGAATATATGGCGCGCGCCAGTCCCGAAGGACAGCACGGCACTGCAGATTTATGTGAATGGAGTTCGCGCCATACCTGCCCGGCATTCGGGATGCATCAGCCCAGGCCAATGTCGATACAACGAGAACGGCCTTACAGGGGGCGGCCTCCTGCTTAGACAACTCGCCCATCCCGAACAGGTGGTCGCCGCTTTCGGCGTGCGCTGGCGCGATTTTCGTTGTCGTGTTCAAGCCATCCGTGGCGAGAACATCGTAATGACTGAGCCCTGCTGGCACAACACGGTTGCCGACTCCGTGAAGGAAGGTTGGTCCAATGCAAGTCCAAAGGGCAAACCCTTCAAAGGAGTTGAGTGGTTCGAAAACGCATATGAGTTTCTAGGCAAGCCCGGCCAGTTTTATCTCGACCGCCAGGCAAACATGCTTTACTACGTGCCGCGGCCCGCTGAGAACCTGAATCAGGCAGACGTTGAATTGCCGATAACGGAGCACCTTCTAACGCTCCACGGCACGCCCGGCTCGCCCGTTCATGACATCCAGTTCGAGAACCTGACCTTCGCTCACTCCGCCTGGTCCTATAGCGATACTGAAGGCTACGTTCCATTGCAGGCAGGCTATCTGGTTACAGGCGACCGCCAGACCTTGCCGGACAACGGAGAAGGCATGGTGCGGATCCCCGCAGCCGTCGAGACCTTCGAAAGCCGCAATTTGTCGTTTGTATCAGACAGGTTCGAAGACCTTGGAGCAGCGGCGATTGCCTTCGACCGCGGCACGCATAACTCAACCATCGCTCACTCCGCCTTCCACGATCTTGCGGGCGGCGCAATCTTTGTGGGCGACACCGTCGCTGCTCCCGCAAATCCTGCGGATCGAGCCAGCGGAAATAAAGTGATTCGAAATACGATCTCTTCCATCGCGATCGATTACCGGGATAACGTGGCGATCATGGGCGGTTTCAACAACGGCCTCCTTATCGAAAGCAACTCCATCTCGCACGTCCCCTACACCGGAATCTCCGTTGGTTGGGGATGGAACTATGAAGGCGAGGGCGATGTCCAGCGAGACGTACGAGTTCGCAGAAATAACATCTCGGATTTCATGACCGTCCTGCACGATGGCGGGGCCATCTATACCCAGGCGCAGTCACCGGGCTCATCGGTCACTGAGAACTACATCGATTACCAGGGGCACGACAACGGAAACGGCATCTACCTCGATGAACGCAGCCGAAAGTACGACGTGTGCGGCAACGTAGTCTGGAACCTCGCTCCGAAGATGCGGGAAGGTCAATGGGTGTCCGCGTGGTCGTCCTGGAGTGGAGACCTCAACATCCACGACAATTGGTCCGATGATTCTCACACCGCTCTTCACAACCCAGGCCCTACAAAAACATTCAAGGACAACCATCTGGTTTTGAAGGAGCTGCCGCCTGAAGCAAAGGCGATTATTGCCGCTTCCGGTGTAAATGGAAGAGAGGAGCCGAAGACCGGCTGCACTCGCTGA